One Actinoplanes missouriensis 431 DNA segment encodes these proteins:
- a CDS encoding phospho-sugar mutase, whose amino-acid sequence MASEVDVALTDRAEAWLADDPDPASRAELRDLIDRLPATAAELRDRFSGPLTFGTAGLRGPLRAGPNGMNLAVVTQAAAGLVAWLAAQDGEGPLVIGYDARHGSREFAERTARVATGAGREALLMPRTLPTPVLAYAVRALGAVAGVMVTASHNPPQDNGYKVYLGAALGGPAGDGAQIVPPADAGIEAAIRAAGSLAAVPLGEPGTLLGTDIADKYVRSAAAVLTEGGPRDLRIAYTPLHGVGGETLAAAFRAAGFPAPAVVADQEQPDPEFPTVHFPNPEEPGAMDHLLALAGAEKADLAIANDPDADRCAVAIPAGDGTWRPLRGDELGVLLADHLIRRGVTGTYATTIVSSSLLGRLSAARGVPYAETLTGFKWIVRAAEELAFGYEEALGYCVAPAMVRDKDGITAALTVAELAAELKTAGKTLSDRLDELAAEFGVHATDQLSVRVDDLTEIGRAMTRARQNPPTTLLGSPVTEVADLLPENDVLTFRTSAARVVIRPSGTEPKLKAYLEVVEPVSAAGLGSARQRAAAALVDLRAEIAATLGV is encoded by the coding sequence ATGGCGTCCGAAGTTGATGTTGCCCTGACCGACCGGGCCGAGGCCTGGCTCGCCGATGACCCCGACCCGGCGAGCCGCGCCGAGCTCCGGGATCTGATCGACCGGCTCCCGGCCACCGCCGCGGAGCTGCGCGACAGGTTCTCCGGCCCGCTCACCTTCGGCACGGCCGGGCTGCGCGGCCCGCTGCGCGCCGGGCCGAACGGCATGAATCTGGCGGTGGTCACCCAGGCCGCGGCCGGGCTCGTCGCCTGGCTCGCCGCACAGGACGGCGAGGGGCCGCTGGTGATCGGGTACGACGCCCGGCACGGCTCCCGGGAGTTCGCCGAGCGGACCGCCCGAGTCGCGACCGGCGCCGGCCGCGAGGCGCTGCTGATGCCGCGCACGCTGCCCACGCCGGTCCTGGCCTACGCGGTGCGGGCCCTTGGCGCGGTGGCCGGCGTGATGGTGACGGCGAGCCACAACCCGCCCCAGGACAACGGCTACAAGGTCTACCTCGGCGCGGCGCTGGGCGGACCGGCCGGTGACGGCGCGCAGATCGTGCCGCCGGCCGACGCCGGCATCGAGGCGGCGATCCGGGCGGCCGGCAGCCTCGCGGCGGTGCCGCTGGGCGAGCCCGGCACCCTGCTCGGCACCGACATCGCCGACAAGTACGTGCGGAGCGCCGCCGCGGTGCTCACCGAGGGCGGCCCCCGTGACCTGCGCATCGCCTACACGCCGCTGCACGGCGTCGGCGGCGAGACCCTGGCCGCCGCGTTCCGGGCGGCCGGCTTCCCGGCCCCGGCGGTCGTGGCGGACCAGGAGCAGCCCGACCCCGAGTTCCCGACCGTGCATTTCCCGAACCCGGAGGAGCCGGGGGCGATGGACCACCTGCTCGCGCTCGCCGGCGCCGAGAAGGCCGACCTGGCGATCGCCAACGACCCGGACGCGGACCGCTGCGCCGTGGCGATCCCGGCCGGCGACGGCACGTGGCGTCCCCTGCGCGGCGACGAGCTCGGCGTCCTCCTGGCCGACCACCTGATCCGGCGGGGCGTGACCGGCACCTACGCCACCACGATCGTCTCCTCGTCGCTGCTCGGCCGTCTCAGCGCCGCGCGCGGCGTGCCCTACGCGGAGACCCTCACCGGCTTCAAGTGGATCGTCCGGGCCGCCGAGGAGCTGGCGTTCGGGTACGAGGAGGCCCTCGGGTACTGCGTCGCCCCGGCCATGGTCCGCGACAAGGACGGGATCACCGCCGCGCTCACGGTCGCCGAGCTGGCCGCCGAGCTGAAGACCGCCGGGAAGACCCTGAGCGACCGTCTCGACGAGCTGGCGGCCGAGTTCGGGGTGCACGCCACCGACCAGCTGTCGGTACGCGTCGACGACCTCACCGAGATCGGCAGGGCGATGACCCGGGCCCGGCAGAACCCGCCGACCACCCTGCTCGGCTCCCCGGTGACCGAGGTGGCCGACCTGCTCCCGGAGAACGACGTGCTGACGTTCCGCACGTCGGCCGCGCGCGTGGTGATCCGGCCGTCGGGCACCGAGCCGAAGCTCAAGGCGTACCTGGAAGTGGTGGAACCGGTCAGCGCCGCCGGGCTGGGATCGGCGCGGCAGCGGGCCGCCGCCGCACTCGTCGACCTGCGGGCGGAGATCGCAGCCACCCTGGGCGTCTGA